A section of the Methanomassiliicoccales archaeon genome encodes:
- a CDS encoding fibronectin type III domain-containing protein has protein sequence MKTATGKGLLILVTFSLIVSIFASVGTIGDVQASGPTYSSHGPISITSHGDLLTLKSSGTITGSGTVTDPFVINGYDITGTGGACINVYNITDYLVISNCYLHGNSYGVEISRSSHITVTNSNCSDNVRYGIWLDYSGNNTLTNNVCIVGAHGIYTVASSDNIMENNTCRATAACAVMLAGASSRNIFSNNTCYSSGDNGLYVLNYSDYNIISNNVFKNNRGHGIHLANAHHNEVYGNDIIDNNGSSSVYNALHPQAADTGIGNHWNTGSYGNYWSDWTTPDVNGDGIVDNPYPIGEGSSLDNYPLVNIHNSITVPGAPTGLTATAGNGQASLIWNAPGNGGAAIDYYIVYRGGTDVNHSTTTSFTDMGLTDGVTYSYAIAAHNIAGLGAQSSLAIVTPLAVPDAPTSLTATPTDGQVSLSWTVPASDGGAAIEYYLVYVDGTAGPDHYTTTSATITGLTNGQSYSFTVAAHNSAGNGSQSGPATAIPFTIPGTPGVPTAVPGSTQVSLSWTAPASDGGAAIEYYLVYVDGTAGPDHYTTTSVTITGLTNGQSYSFTVAAHNSAGNGSQTSGVSATPATASTVPGTPTGLTATTGNSQVSLSWTAPASDGGAAIDYYIIYQDGVDVQHPTGAIYMITGLTNGQVYSYTVAAHNSVGTGLQSSAVTATPSTAPAAPGVPTGLSIIPGNAEVSISWAAPTSNGGASIDYYIVFQDGFDVAHSATSSITVTGLTNGQSYAFTVAAHNSIGVGPQTSGVSAIPLQTPGVPTGLTVTSGNSQVSISWSAPTSDGGAVIDYYVVYVNGIVRSEHYTTTSTTVNGLTNGQSYTFTVAAHNSAGTGAQTSAVTATPDVDVAVPGVPTNLITMAGTGTVKLSWTAPSGGAVDYYIVYQNGVDVAHPTTNFTTIQGLTSGENYSFAVAAHNSGGVGGQTPVHNISPIAAGSASGDDNTALVSVVLALLLAAIVAAVLIVRRKRKA, from the coding sequence ATGAAGACAGCAACTGGCAAGGGACTTCTGATTTTAGTTACATTTTCATTGATCGTTTCGATCTTCGCTTCGGTCGGAACGATCGGTGATGTGCAGGCGAGCGGACCGACCTATTCTTCGCATGGGCCGATCTCAATTACCAGCCACGGCGACCTTTTGACCCTTAAATCGTCAGGCACTATCACTGGATCGGGAACAGTGACCGATCCGTTCGTCATCAACGGGTACGACATAACCGGCACGGGCGGAGCATGCATCAATGTCTATAACATAACCGACTACCTGGTCATCAGCAACTGCTACTTGCATGGTAACTCGTATGGGGTCGAGATATCGAGATCGAGTCACATAACCGTGACCAACAGCAATTGTAGCGACAACGTCCGCTATGGTATCTGGCTGGACTACTCCGGGAACAATACCTTGACCAATAACGTCTGCATAGTGGGGGCTCACGGCATCTACACGGTCGCCTCGAGCGATAACATCATGGAGAACAACACGTGCAGAGCGACCGCGGCATGCGCCGTAATGCTGGCCGGCGCCTCTAGTAGGAATATATTCTCTAACAACACCTGTTACTCCAGTGGTGACAATGGTCTATACGTGCTCAATTACTCAGATTACAACATCATATCGAATAACGTTTTCAAGAACAACAGAGGGCACGGCATCCATCTTGCCAACGCACATCATAACGAAGTCTATGGCAACGACATTATCGATAACAATGGATCGTCGTCGGTGTACAATGCATTGCATCCGCAAGCGGCTGATACAGGTATCGGAAACCATTGGAACACTGGATCGTACGGCAATTATTGGAGCGACTGGACGACACCGGACGTCAACGGTGACGGCATAGTTGATAACCCATATCCGATCGGCGAGGGCAGCAGTCTGGATAACTACCCCCTCGTCAACATCCACAATTCAATTACCGTTCCAGGTGCTCCGACCGGTCTGACCGCCACCGCCGGCAATGGACAGGCAAGTCTCATATGGAATGCGCCGGGCAACGGCGGAGCGGCGATCGACTATTACATCGTCTATCGTGGCGGGACGGATGTCAATCATTCGACAACGACCAGCTTCACCGATATGGGGCTCACCGACGGTGTCACGTATTCCTATGCGATCGCAGCGCATAACATTGCAGGGCTAGGAGCCCAGTCGTCGCTGGCGATCGTAACGCCACTGGCAGTCCCGGACGCTCCAACATCTTTGACCGCAACGCCCACCGATGGTCAGGTGTCACTATCCTGGACCGTCCCAGCAAGCGATGGAGGGGCGGCTATCGAGTATTATCTGGTCTATGTTGACGGGACCGCCGGTCCGGACCATTACACGACCACCTCCGCGACCATCACCGGTCTGACCAACGGCCAGTCGTACAGTTTCACCGTGGCGGCGCACAACTCAGCCGGAAACGGATCTCAAAGCGGTCCAGCAACAGCCATTCCCTTCACTATCCCGGGAACGCCAGGTGTACCAACCGCCGTTCCGGGCAGCACACAGGTGTCACTATCCTGGACCGCACCAGCAAGCGATGGAGGGGCGGCGATCGAGTATTATCTGGTCTATGTTGACGGGACCGCCGGCCCGGACCATTACACAACCACCTCCGTTACCATCACCGGTCTGACCAACGGCCAGTCGTACAGTTTCACCGTTGCGGCGCACAACTCAGCCGGAAATGGATCGCAGACCTCCGGCGTCTCGGCAACTCCTGCTACAGCCTCAACTGTTCCAGGCACCCCTACCGGACTGACCGCCACTACAGGCAACTCTCAGGTATCTCTGTCCTGGACCGCACCAGCAAGCGATGGGGGAGCGGCCATAGATTATTACATCATCTATCAGGACGGGGTTGATGTTCAACACCCGACGGGTGCTATCTATATGATCACAGGGCTCACCAATGGACAGGTCTACAGTTACACCGTTGCTGCACACAACTCCGTTGGTACTGGTCTACAGTCATCAGCAGTGACGGCCACGCCCTCTACTGCCCCGGCCGCTCCTGGTGTTCCAACCGGTCTTTCCATCATTCCAGGAAACGCTGAGGTTTCCATCTCATGGGCAGCGCCGACCAGCAATGGGGGCGCATCGATCGATTACTACATAGTCTTCCAGGACGGGTTCGATGTTGCCCATTCTGCCACAAGCTCAATAACGGTTACTGGGCTGACCAACGGGCAGTCCTATGCCTTTACCGTGGCGGCCCACAACTCCATTGGTGTGGGCCCTCAGACATCTGGTGTTTCGGCGATCCCGCTCCAGACCCCCGGTGTCCCAACTGGGTTGACCGTGACCTCGGGTAATTCCCAGGTATCCATTTCATGGTCCGCGCCAACTAGCGATGGGGGAGCGGTCATAGATTATTATGTTGTCTATGTCAACGGGATCGTCAGGTCAGAGCACTACACAACAACATCGACAACTGTTAACGGCCTAACGAATGGGCAGTCCTATACCTTTACCGTGGCGGCCCATAACTCAGCCGGAACCGGGGCACAGACATCTGCGGTAACAGCGACGCCTGATGTGGATGTCGCCGTACCAGGAGTGCCGACCAATCTGATCACCATGGCCGGTACAGGAACGGTTAAGTTGTCATGGACGGCTCCATCAGGAGGGGCAGTCGATTATTACATCGTTTACCAGAACGGCGTCGATGTGGCTCATCCGACCACCAACTTCACGACCATCCAGGGATTGACCAGCGGGGAGAACTATTCCTTTGCAGTGGCAGCCCATAACTCAGGCGGTGTTGGGGGGCAGACCCCAGTCCACAATATTTCGCCCATAGCGGCGGGCTCTGCATCTGGGGACGACAACACTGCCTTGGTCTCAGTGGTCCTGGCACTTCTGCTGGCGGCGATCGTCGCGGCAGTTCTGATAGTGAGAAGAAAGCGGAAAGCGTAG
- a CDS encoding CDGSH iron-sulfur domain-containing protein, with product MNENEGEGSDRPSRKISIVKDGPYIVNGWVPLAKEYIVRDKDGVPKEWKRGSKYPVTETHALCRCGGSSTKPFCDGTHAKIKFDGTEEASRDPYISNAGLIEGPEIDMNDNRDLCAGQQFCHRAGGVWDLVEKNGDPNAKDLVVEITGQCPTGRLVARCKDGKDIEPALPKEITLTEDPYRRVSGPLWVKGGIPIISADNTQYEVRNRVTLCRCGHSENKPFCDGTHIGEGFKDGDDAISSSRPVKPRSAEPKS from the coding sequence ATGAACGAGAACGAAGGCGAAGGATCCGATAGGCCATCCAGGAAGATCAGTATCGTCAAGGATGGGCCGTATATCGTGAATGGATGGGTGCCACTTGCCAAGGAGTACATAGTAAGGGACAAGGACGGCGTCCCGAAGGAATGGAAGAGAGGGTCGAAATACCCAGTCACCGAGACCCACGCTTTATGTCGATGCGGCGGATCGTCCACCAAGCCTTTCTGTGACGGTACCCACGCCAAGATCAAGTTTGACGGGACGGAAGAGGCCAGCCGGGATCCCTATATATCGAACGCCGGCCTGATCGAAGGTCCCGAGATCGACATGAACGACAATCGTGACCTCTGCGCAGGACAGCAATTCTGCCATCGGGCCGGTGGGGTCTGGGACCTGGTGGAGAAGAACGGGGACCCGAATGCAAAGGACCTTGTGGTCGAGATAACAGGCCAGTGCCCGACGGGACGCCTGGTGGCACGATGCAAAGACGGGAAGGACATCGAACCCGCCTTGCCGAAGGAGATCACCCTGACGGAGGATCCTTACCGTCGGGTAAGCGGCCCCCTTTGGGTCAAGGGCGGGATCCCGATCATCTCGGCAGACAACACCCAGTATGAAGTTAGGAACCGTGTCACCCTCTGCCGTTGCGGGCATTCAGAGAACAAGCCTTTCTGCGACGGGACCCATATCGGGGAGGGATTCAAGGATGGGGATGATGCCATCAGCAGTTCCAGACCGGTGAAGCCCAGATCCGCGGAACCGAAGTCCTGA
- a CDS encoding transglutaminase domain-containing protein, translating into MAGLRRMKEMGYVPQRTFFSQMVRGGISISRIILLNMRELKRTRVIPDDAERYVLPKLQYSIPVYREGMRYCDKDEKYLRPTLHCDSHDPLVIAMANELGAFQVSDREFAERAFHFVKENLMLDERPMNPVADTLGRGTGTCFHLISAYIALCRCAGIKARYKIFSMKMIPSWYDVVIQPDPFIKRWYDTLGYFVLEGEGEVFVDGEWLVANVTPEAEWQAAAGTAINKLGEDSIGSWYNAVPGTIMRMESIPYGFAASLEVLHIVSPGSMERVNISIKKQKELGRRIIESAGGVDAYDRIARSRQGFKCPKVMLELKKQIVFDD; encoded by the coding sequence ATGGCTGGTCTCAGGAGGATGAAGGAAATGGGCTACGTGCCGCAGCGGACCTTCTTCAGCCAGATGGTCCGCGGTGGAATATCGATCTCAAGGATCATCCTTCTGAACATGAGGGAGCTGAAGCGCACCCGGGTCATTCCAGATGATGCGGAGCGCTACGTCCTGCCGAAACTGCAGTACTCCATCCCGGTCTACAGGGAAGGAATGAGGTACTGCGATAAGGACGAGAAGTACCTGAGACCGACCCTGCACTGCGATTCCCATGACCCTCTGGTCATCGCCATGGCCAACGAGCTCGGGGCGTTCCAGGTGTCCGACCGCGAGTTCGCCGAGCGGGCATTCCATTTTGTCAAAGAGAATTTGATGCTGGATGAGCGTCCGATGAACCCGGTCGCGGACACGCTGGGGCGCGGGACCGGGACCTGCTTCCATCTCATCAGCGCCTACATCGCCCTCTGCCGTTGTGCCGGAATCAAGGCCAGGTACAAGATATTCTCGATGAAGATGATCCCATCATGGTATGATGTGGTCATCCAGCCCGACCCGTTCATCAAAAGATGGTATGATACCTTGGGGTATTTCGTCCTGGAGGGCGAAGGGGAGGTCTTCGTGGACGGCGAATGGCTGGTGGCCAACGTCACTCCCGAGGCGGAATGGCAGGCGGCAGCCGGTACGGCGATCAACAAGCTGGGAGAGGATTCCATCGGCAGCTGGTACAATGCCGTGCCCGGCACGATCATGCGCATGGAATCGATACCCTACGGGTTCGCGGCATCGCTCGAGGTCCTCCATATCGTTTCACCGGGATCTATGGAGCGGGTCAACATAAGCATCAAGAAACAGAAAGAGCTGGGCCGCAGGATCATCGAATCAGCCGGCGGGGTCGACGCTTATGACAGGATCGCCCGTTCGAGACAGGGGTTCAAGTGCCCCAAGGTCATGCTCGAGCTTAAGAAACAGATAGTGTTCGACGACTAA